The Triticum dicoccoides isolate Atlit2015 ecotype Zavitan chromosome 6A, WEW_v2.0, whole genome shotgun sequence genome has a window encoding:
- the LOC119315143 gene encoding uncharacterized protein LOC119315143, with translation MAATAAAEADGGGAVTTRLFVGGLAEGVSAADLEAVFGSIGRVAGVEFVRTSGRSFAYVDFQCPSHKALAKLFSTYNGCKWKGGTLKLEKAKEHYLVRLKREWEQEAAAAAAAAQEMPAKDNVDKQVEKEKEKRKLEKDALESSKLNIYFPRLRKLKPLPFKGSGKHKYSFRNIEVPSYPIHFCDCEEHCGPPEKANEEYAAVLNRVAYEKERNIMNSVMSKLFEKDTEQLDSSEVQKQDDVVNIMEPSDAETELSNAETEPSDTETEPSDSDNDLPMEETTETPEEDLDDLQMEETDDPSEEEFDDDLVINIAPRKANNSAAQLNRANQAVNKDERFRKRQHFDEISPQKKRQKSEDLSEPRNQKQSTSMNADRTIGKSLPSVAVAIQNEQKSSVLSGKGTHGFSSVLDRAKSSAGLQGVDALTGRSTKNEGSQNELPTTEPKKGSVWTQKSAWRDLVGGMGATSFSISQILPNINPAPPKLESATETSVARTESKREVTSLGMTSLGSPEAITQPSAEQNLLSSTGMPSAGTTVGSAGHETRGHDGNNKVEEPRVVPKITISEVCPFMRNEESIQQWSKAKKVLTGFIKRGDEKKAGSSNSRRGKPPSRRG, from the exons ATGGCGGCGACGGCCGCGGCGGAGGCAGACGGCGGTGGCGCCGTCACCACGCGGCTATTCGTGGGCGGGCTGGCGGAGGGCGTGTCCGCGGCCGACCTGGAGGCCGTGTTCGGCTCCATCGGCCGCGTCGCCGGCGTCGAGTTCGTGCGCACCAGCGGCCGCAGCTTCGCCTACGTCGACTTCCAATGCCCCTCCCACAAGGCCCTGGCCAAGCTCTTCTCCACC TACAATGGGTGCAAATGGAAAGGAGGGACGCTGAAACTGGAGAAGGCCAAGGAGCACTACCTCGTTCGACTGAAGCGAGAATGggagcaggaggcggcggcggcggcagcagctgctcAAGAAATGCCTGCGAAAGATAATGTGGACAAGCAggtagagaaggagaaggagaagcggaAGCTGGAGAAGGATGCTCTGGAAAGTTCAAAGCTGAACATCTACTTCCCGAGATTGAGGAAG CTGAAACCTTTGCCTTTTAAAGGCAGTGGAAAGCACAAATACAGTTTCAGAAATATTGAAGTCCCTTCCTACCCAATTCATTTCTGTGACTGTGAGGAGCACTGTGGACCTCCTGAGAAAGCAAATGAAGAATATGCTGCTGTTCTTAATCGTGTTGCATATGAGAAGGAGCGCAACATCATGAATTCTGTGATGAGTAAGCTCTTTGAGAAGGACACTGAGCAACTCGATTCGTCGGAAGTGCAGAAACAAGATGATGTTGTTAACATCATGGAACCGTCTGATGCTGAAACAGAACTCTCTAATGCTGAGACGGAACCCTCTGATACGGAGACAGAACCCTCTGATTCCGACAATGATTTGCCAATGGAAGAAACAACAGAAACTCCTGAAGAAGATTTGGATGACCTCCAAATGGAAGAAACAGACGATCCTTCTGAAGAAGAATTCGATGATGACCTTGTGATCAACATTGCTCCTCGCAAAGCCAACAACTCAGCTGCCCAGTTAAATAGGGCAAACCAAGCAGTGAATAAG GACGAGCGGTTCAGAAAACGTCAGCACTTTGATGAGATTTCTCCACAAAAGAAGAGACAGAAATCTGAGGATTTATCTGAACCTAGAAACCAGAAGCAGTCTACTTCAATGAATGCAGACAGGACTATAGGGAAGTCTTTGCCATCTGTGGCAGTAGCCATCCAAAACGAACAGAAATCCTCTGTTTTGTCAGGAAAAGGAACGCATGGTTTCTCTTCCGTACTTGATAGAGCTAAAAGTTCTGCTGGTCTTCAAGGTGTTGACGCTCTAACTGGTCGTTCCACCAAAAACGAAGGTTCACAAAATGAGCTTCCTACTACTGAACCTAAAAAGGGTTCTGTGTGGACTCAGAAGTCTGCCTGGAGAGATCTTGTAGGAGGCATGGGTGCTACATCTTTCAGTATATCGCAGATATTGCCGAACATCAACCCAGCACCACCAAAACTTGAATCTGCTACCGAGACCTCTGTCGCTCGCACCGAATCCAAGAGGGAAGTGACCTCATTAGGTATGACATCTTTGGGATCCCCAGAGGCTATAACTCAGCCCTCGGCTGAGCAGAACTTGCTGAGTTCCACGGGAATGCCATCTGCTGGAACTACAGTTGGTTCAGCTGGTCATGAAACCCGAGGGCACGACGGGAACAACAAGGTAGAAGAACCGCGCGTGGTCCCAAAGATTACAATCAGTGAAGTCTGCCCGTTCATGAGAAACGAAGAGTCCATTCAGCAGTGGTCGAAGGCAAAGAAGGTTCTAACCGGGTTCATCAAGAGGGGCGACGAGAAGAAAGCAGGATCCAGTAACTCCAGGAGAGGAAAGCCACCGTCACGGAGAGGATAA